One Lactobacillus sp. ESL0785 DNA window includes the following coding sequences:
- a CDS encoding histidine-type phosphatase: MKKHRKFKFKNLLALVFTTLLLVTGVSNTAAKSSKATNSTKVTVVSKVKDQDYQLAKVVVLSRHNVRAPLSTKGSDLYKMTSHKWIDWSSNAGELSLLGGDLETLMGQYFRKYLAKKGLIAENARPNTKEVRFYANSMQRTIATAEYFSSGFLPVANVPIEYHNELGTMDPVFSPQLTYVNDNFKQQALTEIAKMGGKKGFAGIERNLSKNYKLLAKVLDLKHSEKGLKEGYTKFPLNDLQVNFNLNQEPSMTGSLKVATTAADALVLQYYEEHNAVKAAFGHKLTAKQWDQIAQITDTYGKVLFKAPSVAKNVAHPMLQEIDNELSNNSRKFTFLCGHDSNIASVLTALDVKEYQLPNSVEKTTPIGGKVVMEVWTNKSGQKFVTFKLVYFSVDQLRHMQAMNLDHPPMVYDLSFNGMTKNADGMYDYNDVLARFKQAISSYDALK, encoded by the coding sequence ATGAAAAAACATAGAAAGTTTAAATTTAAAAATTTGTTAGCACTAGTTTTTACAACTTTATTATTAGTAACAGGTGTTTCAAATACAGCGGCTAAAAGTAGCAAAGCAACTAATTCAACTAAAGTAACAGTAGTTTCAAAGGTTAAAGATCAAGATTATCAATTGGCTAAAGTCGTAGTTTTGAGCAGGCATAATGTTCGTGCACCACTTTCAACTAAAGGGTCAGATTTGTATAAAATGACATCGCATAAATGGATTGATTGGTCAAGCAATGCCGGTGAATTATCGCTTTTAGGCGGTGATTTAGAAACCTTAATGGGACAGTATTTTAGAAAATATCTGGCTAAAAAAGGATTAATTGCTGAAAATGCCCGTCCTAATACTAAAGAGGTTCGTTTCTATGCCAATTCAATGCAGCGGACAATTGCTACTGCAGAATACTTCTCAAGTGGCTTCTTGCCTGTAGCTAACGTTCCTATTGAATATCATAATGAATTGGGAACAATGGATCCTGTCTTTAGTCCGCAATTGACTTATGTTAATGATAATTTCAAGCAGCAAGCACTAACTGAAATTGCCAAAATGGGTGGTAAAAAAGGTTTTGCTGGAATTGAACGAAATCTAAGTAAAAACTATAAACTACTTGCTAAGGTTCTTGATCTGAAGCATTCAGAAAAAGGCTTGAAAGAAGGCTACACTAAGTTTCCGTTAAATGACCTGCAAGTTAACTTTAATTTGAATCAGGAACCATCAATGACTGGTTCATTAAAAGTAGCAACTACTGCAGCCGATGCTTTGGTGTTACAGTACTACGAAGAGCATAATGCTGTAAAAGCAGCTTTTGGACATAAATTAACTGCTAAGCAATGGGATCAAATTGCCCAGATTACCGATACCTATGGCAAGGTTCTCTTTAAAGCACCTAGTGTTGCTAAAAATGTCGCTCATCCAATGCTGCAAGAAATAGACAACGAATTATCTAATAATTCACGTAAATTTACTTTTTTATGTGGTCATGATTCAAACATTGCTAGTGTTCTAACGGCTCTTGATGTTAAGGAGTATCAATTGCCTAATAGTGTTGAAAAGACAACACCAATTGGTGGTAAAGTTGTAATGGAAGTTTGGACCAATAAGAGCGGGCAAAAGTTTGTAACCTTTAAGCTAGTTTACTTTTCTGTTGATCAACTGCGTCATATGCAGGCAATGAATTTGGATCATCCACCAATGGTGTATGATTTATCATTTAACGGTATGACTAAAAATGCTGATGGAATGTACGACTATAATGATGTACTTGCAAGATTTAAGCAGGCAATAAGTTCATATGATGCGTTGAAGTAA
- a CDS encoding tagatose 1,6-diphosphate aldolase, which translates to MRTISSEVAKHMANLSTNEGVISALAIDQRGSLKKMLAEAANKPADKTTIVDFKKAISSELTPYASSILTDPEYGLPATKVRDKNCGLLLSYEKTGYDTTEPGRMPDLIANQSGLRIKNEGGDAIKFLLYYDPDEGKEINDKKQAFVERVGAEAKANELPLFLELLTYDANIADAKGVDFAKIKADKVLKTMKEFSALKYGVTVLKVEIPFNIKFVEGFNGDNEVVYTQAQAKELLKRQSDITDLPYIFLSAGVTSEEFIAEIKMAKEAGADFNGVLCGRATWKPAIKPFAAEGEEVGKKWLATQGKENIENLNKVLTGAKSWRDKLTIEK; encoded by the coding sequence ATGAGAACAATTTCTTCAGAAGTTGCCAAACATATGGCTAACTTGTCAACCAATGAAGGCGTAATTAGTGCCTTGGCAATTGACCAACGTGGTTCATTGAAAAAAATGTTGGCAGAAGCTGCTAATAAACCAGCTGATAAAACAACAATTGTTGATTTTAAAAAAGCAATTTCAAGTGAATTAACACCATATGCTTCGTCAATTCTAACTGATCCAGAATATGGCTTGCCTGCAACTAAGGTTAGAGATAAAAATTGTGGACTATTGCTTTCTTACGAAAAGACCGGTTATGATACTACTGAGCCGGGTAGAATGCCAGATTTAATTGCTAACCAATCAGGATTACGGATTAAAAATGAAGGTGGCGATGCAATTAAGTTTCTGCTATATTACGACCCAGATGAAGGTAAAGAAATTAATGACAAAAAGCAAGCCTTTGTTGAAAGAGTCGGTGCTGAAGCTAAAGCTAATGAATTACCGTTGTTCTTGGAATTACTTACCTATGATGCTAATATCGCTGATGCTAAAGGTGTAGATTTTGCCAAGATAAAAGCCGACAAAGTTTTGAAAACCATGAAGGAATTTTCAGCACTAAAATATGGTGTAACAGTTTTGAAAGTAGAAATTCCGTTTAATATTAAGTTTGTTGAAGGCTTTAATGGGGATAACGAAGTTGTCTATACTCAAGCCCAAGCTAAAGAATTGTTGAAGAGACAATCAGATATAACAGATTTGCCATATATCTTCTTATCAGCTGGAGTTACATCCGAAGAATTTATTGCTGAAATCAAGATGGCGAAAGAAGCAGGTGCTGACTTTAATGGTGTTCTTTGTGGTCGTGCTACATGGAAGCCAGCAATTAAACCATTTGCTGCCGAAGGTGAAGAAGTTGGTAAGAAATGGTTAGCTACTCAAGGTAAAGAAAATATCGAAAACTTGAATAAAGTCTTAACAGGAGCAAAATCTTGGCGCGACAAGCTAACAATTGAAAAATAA
- a CDS encoding HTH domain-containing protein — translation MDILTKRQKLILTKLLHEKSGLNIEEFTNAFKVSKRTVYREIDRLQGFLKKTSLKIVHQHHVYFIQGSRKAITELKANLSIKAVPDELSIRQRQSAIMILLLLSDEPQKILNLALDLNVSETTISNDLNLMNKSFQMNGIKLEKKRGLGIYVQVNEEKRRDILTNIFLSEINDYEFFCYLHDQTDQVDDFFVAMLPGTILKNVALVLNQTIFSKLNIENDQELIKIILAFTITVLRIKKGQQLQKITKININPSFTTLVADFDRNITAKIDVKINSWDKAYLAQKLASVDKHQAELHYDNDYELSISLKVKKFINLVSKEAEYDFKRNTSFINKITSHILGLLENNVEPLPNTKIETLENLRKRFPNLYKIIKKVWAKEFQQYPLSLSELELLLLYFANEYTNINNKTFAALIVCENGIGVSSILRSRIMQEIPNINNITLSKISDLQNLNLKKYNLILSTTELRNFTHDYLLVSPLLPKEQVTRIKNYLAHPRIKNNQVKQQSHDVNTQGAEKRLSQATIDLLFCNELVNSIKVEQITTNYVDIIDLIAQCLLKISSSVVRDGNMVAQKIYERIKIAPVGIPDSNIALFHTSNIAIKRCQFTIFDLKKKLKLESMDHNYIDVNRILLMLGPDNLSSAEQKVMSLISSMIIMNDVNLKLFSVGSEQQIKDVVARECLTDILYKY, via the coding sequence ATGGATATCTTAACTAAACGACAGAAATTGATTTTAACAAAATTATTACATGAAAAAAGTGGACTAAATATTGAAGAATTTACGAATGCTTTTAAAGTTAGCAAAAGGACAGTTTATCGAGAAATTGATAGATTGCAGGGATTTCTAAAAAAAACATCATTAAAAATAGTTCACCAGCATCATGTTTATTTTATTCAAGGAAGTCGCAAAGCAATAACTGAACTTAAAGCTAACCTTTCTATTAAAGCAGTACCAGATGAATTATCTATCAGACAGCGGCAAAGTGCGATCATGATTTTGCTGTTATTGAGTGATGAGCCACAAAAAATTCTTAATTTAGCGTTAGACCTAAATGTTAGTGAGACGACAATTAGCAACGATTTGAATTTGATGAATAAATCTTTTCAGATGAATGGTATTAAATTGGAAAAGAAAAGAGGTTTGGGCATTTATGTTCAGGTTAATGAAGAAAAACGTAGAGATATTTTAACTAATATCTTTTTAAGTGAAATTAACGATTATGAATTCTTTTGTTATTTACATGATCAAACTGATCAAGTTGATGATTTCTTTGTTGCAATGTTACCGGGAACAATTTTAAAAAATGTTGCATTGGTACTTAATCAAACTATTTTTTCAAAACTTAATATAGAAAATGATCAAGAGTTAATTAAAATAATTTTAGCTTTTACAATAACTGTTTTACGTATTAAAAAGGGTCAGCAATTACAAAAAATTACTAAGATTAATATAAATCCCTCATTTACTACCTTGGTGGCTGATTTTGACCGAAATATAACAGCTAAAATTGACGTAAAGATTAATTCCTGGGATAAAGCATATTTAGCGCAGAAACTTGCAAGTGTCGATAAGCATCAAGCAGAGCTTCATTATGACAATGATTATGAATTATCTATTTCGTTGAAAGTAAAAAAGTTTATTAATCTTGTTTCTAAAGAAGCAGAATACGACTTTAAAAGAAACACCAGTTTTATTAACAAAATAACCAGTCACATTTTGGGCTTACTTGAAAATAACGTTGAACCACTTCCTAATACAAAAATAGAAACTTTAGAGAATTTAAGAAAAAGATTCCCGAATTTATATAAAATTATTAAAAAAGTTTGGGCAAAAGAATTTCAGCAGTATCCTCTTTCTTTATCAGAATTGGAATTGTTATTACTCTATTTCGCTAACGAATATACAAATATAAATAATAAAACTTTTGCGGCCTTAATTGTATGTGAAAATGGTATAGGAGTTTCTTCAATTTTACGAAGCCGAATTATGCAAGAAATTCCAAATATTAATAATATAACTTTAAGTAAGATATCTGATTTACAAAATTTGAATTTGAAAAAATATAATTTAATTTTGTCAACTACTGAATTAAGAAATTTTACTCATGATTATTTACTAGTAAGTCCATTATTACCGAAAGAACAGGTTACTAGAATTAAAAATTATTTGGCTCATCCCCGAATTAAAAACAACCAAGTAAAACAGCAGTCTCATGATGTAAATACTCAGGGTGCAGAAAAAAGACTATCGCAAGCAACTATTGATTTATTATTTTGTAATGAGCTAGTTAACAGCATTAAGGTCGAACAAATTACGACGAATTATGTCGATATTATAGATTTAATTGCACAATGTCTACTAAAAATAAGTAGTTCAGTCGTCAGAGATGGAAATATGGTGGCCCAAAAAATATATGAGCGAATTAAAATTGCGCCAGTTGGCATCCCAGATAGTAACATTGCCCTTTTTCATACAAGTAACATTGCAATTAAAAGGTGTCAATTTACCATTTTTGATTTAAAGAAGAAATTAAAACTTGAATCAATGGATCATAATTATATTGATGTTAATAGAATTTTGTTAATGCTCGGCCCTGATAACTTGTCGTCGGCTGAACAAAAGGTGATGAGTTTAATAAGCAGTATGATAATTATGAATGATGTTAACTTAAAGTTATTCAGCGTGGGCAGTGAGCAGCAAATCAAGGATGTGGTGGCTAGAGAATGTTTGACTGATATTTTATATAAGTATTAA